The window AACTTAGAATGCGCAATACCGGGTCCTATGTTTCCGTCTATCCCAACCATGGCCTTCAGCCCAGGTCTGCTGTTGAAACAGCAAAATTGCTGTTTACTGCAATGGATGTTGACAAGAGGACAGCTAACGTGAATTTTGGAAACTGGAGACCTGTAAACATTACTTTGGAATTACCCTGATTTTCTTGTTGCAACTTTCTTTCGGTTTATTGATGCGTCCAATTTCCAATGACTGATACCAGTTTTGGCAACTAGCCACTAAGGTGCTTTTTGGTTGCACCCCATGATTGGCTGGGGTCATGTGCTGGATCAGGGTGTTAGGTTCAAGCTCCCCTTGTTATCAGGGGGAGCTTGTCGGTTATTATTGTAGTTCATCGGATTATTTGGTTACTAGTAGGAACCTACCCGTTGTTGTTTTGATTAAGTTGGAGTTTTAGAACCTGTATCGCCTTATGTTTTTTATACAAGTTAAACTACTTAAATCAGGCAGCTATGAAGGTTTTGATCGTTGAAGATGAGCTCCTTGCTGTAAACAGGCTGATCCGGTTGTTGTTGGAGATCGATCCCTCCATAACGATTATGGATACCATACATACTGTTCGGGAAGCCGGTAAATTCCTACAACAGGATTCAGGGGTTGACCTGGTATTCATGGATATAGAACTGGAAGATGGACATAGCTTGCAGCTTTTTCAGCGCATGGTGATACCTGTTCCGGTGATCTTTGTGACGGCCTATCAGGAGTATGCAGTAAAGGCATTCAAGGCTAACGGCATTGATTACCTGCTGAAACCATTGGAAAAGAATGCCCTCGAAGACGCACTGGATAAGTACAATCGCCTGCAATCGCCAGGGGTATTGAATGGTGCTGTGCGTTCCTTGATTGAACAAGTGAAGGTGAATCATGCAGCCATTAAGCAGCGGTTCCTGGCAAAAAGGGGGACCAGGCTGATTTCGGTGCCTGTAAATACCATTGCCTTTTTCTATGTTAAGGACAGGAACCAATTCATTAAAACCACTAATAATGAGGATATATTAATAGATCTCTGGCTGGACGATATTGAGCCGCAGTTGGATGAGCGGTTTTTTTTCAGGGTAAACAGGCAATTTATTATTTGCTATAATCATATAGATACCGTGCATCTTTGGTACAATGGAAAATTAAAGGTGAAAATGAAGCCGGAATCCCATGAACATATTATTGTCAGCAGGTTGCGTTCTGTTGATTTCAAAATCTGGCTGGGCCAGTAGCGGTGCTGTAAGGCAGGGAATCAGTCGCTCTCATTGCCAGAAGATTTGTTTATTTTACGATGCTATCAATTTTGGTTAAATACATTTATTCATGATTTGGCTTTACGTGGAAATTGGGCAGTTGACTGATGGTTTTCAGGGAACATCAGGCTAACCATTTCAGGTCAGGCCAATGGCTACCAGAACTTAAAGTGAAGTTGCATTTTTTACAAAAAATAATATTCCCGGGTTTCAAGATTGGTGAAGGGATCGCCTACCTGATGTTTTCTTTTAGCTGGCCATTCATCCTGGGGGTATTGTATTTTTTTGGAGGGGTATTTGACGGCGATGAATACCTGAGTTTGCCAAATTTTATTGGGATACAGTTTTCTGTAGGGCTCATCAAATCGGTTATCATTGTTTTTTTCTGGTGGCTGTATTTCGTGCGACTCAGGAGTAGTCCTTTATCAGTAAAAATAGTTCTGCATCTGTTCACTGCCCCGTTGTATGCAATTCTTGTTTTGGGGGTAGTGGTGATGATCAAGCATTGGGTAACTGGCGATCATTACGGTATACCTGAGCGGTTGTTGGATTTTTACTTCATCCTTGTTGGCTATTTTGCCCATTTTGCAGTTTTTCATGCCTACAATTTCTGGTTGCATACGGTAAGGCAGCATAAAAGGGAACAGGAGCTTCGGGAGTTGGCTTACCAAAGTGAGATCACTGCCCTTAAGGCCCAAATGGAGCCACATTTCCTGTTCAATACCCTTAATTCCATCAGTGCTTCTGTGCCCCCGAGTTTAGAAAGGACAAGGGTGCTGGTAGCCCAACTGGCCGATACGTTCAGGTATGCCTTGAAAGTGAGTGAACGGCAAACAGTTAGCCTGGCTGAAGAACTGGATTTTATAAAAACCTGGTTGTCTCTGGAGCAACAACGATTTGCTGAGCGGCTTTCCGTTGAATACGAATTGGATCCCAAAGTGTTGGCAGTAGAGGTCCCGCCGATGATATTGCAACCATTGGTTGAGAATGCCATCAAACATGGAATTGCGCCCCTTATTCAAGGTGGAAGTATCAGGATAAGTTGCCTCGCCAATGGTGAATTCGTTCATATCTCAGTAAAGGATACCGGAAAGGGGTTTAATGGTCACCGGGAAGCAGCAATCGCAAAAGGTATCGGTATCCGGAATACGGAACGGCGTTTACACAGGTTGTACAATGAGCCGTTAGCGATAGCTTTCTCTGAAAATGGATTTGAAGTGTCATTTAACCTGCCAATTACACAATAATGCAGAGGGTAATTATAATAGATGATGAGCGTGATGCCCGGTTAATGATCAGGCAATACCTTGAAGCACATCCGGAGTTTGAAATCCTTGAGGAATGTGAAAATGGCGCTGAGGCCATTGAAAAGGTGAACCGTTTGGAGCCGGATGTTATTTTCCTGGATATTCAAATGCCGGTATTTAGTGGCTTCCAGGTGATTCAGCAACTGATACATGTTCCACAGATTATATTTACCACGGCTTATGACCAGTATGCGATCAAGGCTTTTGATACGAATGCGGTAGATTATTTATTGAAACCATATACAAGAGAGCGTTTCGATAATGCGGTATCCCGGCTGAAAGTCAGGAATGCTGCCCGTTTTGAAGCAGCGCTGTCAGCGGCTGATGCTGTATTGCAGGAAAAGGACCAGCAGGTAGGGAATACCATTCTGATTGAAAGCGGCAGTAAGTTGGTTTCACTTCAATTGCGTGATGTTATATTTATGGAAGCTGAAAAGGACTATACCAGGTTGCATACTGCCGGTAAGAGTTATTTAAGTAATTATCGTATCAGCCAATTGGAAGAAAGGTTACCCAGGGACCAGTTTATCAGGGTACATCGTTCCTATATCATCAACATCAGTCACATCAAGGAGGTGCACAGGGATGCAAATTCGGCGCAATTGATCACCAGTAACGGTCAGGTGCTGAATATTTCCCGGACCTATATGCCCCAACTCAAGAAGCTGATGTTTTGACTGGTTGAATTTGTGCAAACCAGCAACGATAAAGTTGATGGCCGGCAGGTTGCATTCTGGAAATGGCTTTCTTCTTGCAACATGGCTTCCTCAATAAGGCTAGCTGCAGGTATTGGTGGGGCCATGCCCTCCCTTTTGATTAATCATGCTCTTTCCCGTGAGTAGACGATAAGTAACCTGATTTGTTTATTTTTAAGGAGGTTATTTACTGGTCCAGGCAGCTGGCGGTACCCTGGCCTTTCATCATTCAAGCAGCCAACAAAATCCCTTTCACCGTTATGAAGAATTTCCTCCCGGTAATTTTGATGCTTATGTCGGCGACTGCTGTTGCCCAGCAGCCCACTGTTATAGACCTTTATCCTGGCAAGGCTCCTGGATCCGAAAGTTGGGATTGGAAGGAGAAAGATACTGTACTGGGAGGTATTAAATCAGTGATCAATGTGGTGAAGCCGACACTCACCGTTTATCCTTCTACCGGATCCATTCCAACGGGAACATCGGTGATCATCGCTCCGGGAGGAGGGTTTCATTTCCTTTCCATATATAATGAAGGAGAAGCCATAGCCAGGAAATTAAACCAGTTGGGCATTACCGCCTTTGTGTTGAAATACCGTACCGTCCATACCGAACATCCCATTGAAGATGGGATGAAAGCGCAGGTGGAGGGCCGATATAATGAAGTGACGACACCGATTCTTAAGCTGGCCATGCAGGATGCGCAGACTGCAATTTCCATGGTGCGCAAGGAGGCTGCCAAATGGAACATATCCCCGTCGCGGATAGGATTGATGGGTTTCTCCGCTGGTGGAACAGTGGCTATCTCGACCGCCTACCAGGCTACCGGTGATGCACAACCGGATTTTATAGTGCCCGTTTATGCAGCGGATTTTAATATCATGGTTGGATCCGTTCCAGGGAAAAGAATGCCTGCCTATTTTGCAGTAGCCGCTGATGATCCTTTGAAACTGGCCCCGGGAAATATTCTTGAATACCATAAATGGCGCTCAGGAGGTCAGGCCGCAGAGCTCCATGTATACCAGAATGGAGGCCATGCATTTAGCATGGGGCAAAGTGGAGCATCAAGCGACCAGTGGTTCAATGGTCTTGAATCCTGGTTGGGATCCAATGGCTGGCTCTGGCCCGAAAAACCAACAGGCTGGATGGCCAATACCAACTATGCCGATCACCTGAATTCACTGGCCCGGCAAAGGGTAGAAGTGGCCAACGATTGGCCCAATCTTAAGCGCTTCCAGAATGATAATGCATGCCTGGCGAAAATGGCCAACAATGGTAAGCGGGTGGTCTTCATGGGCAACTCAATCACCGAAGGCTGGCAACAGTTTGACAGTAGTTTTTGGGAACCATCCAAGGGGTATATCAATCGAGGTATCAGTGGACAGACCACCCCTCAGATGCTGCTTCGTTTCAGGCAGGATGTGATCGACCTCAAACCCGCTGCCGTAGTGATCCTGGCAGGTATCAATGATATTGCGGGGAATACCGGCCCTGCAACTATTGAAAGTATTTTTGGTAATATCCGGTCCATGGCTGAATTGGCAAGGGCATCCGGTATCAGGGTGATAATTTGTTCTGTTGTGCCGGCCAATCGTTTCCCCTGGCGCCCTGGTGTGCAACCAGCTGATAAGGTGATCGAATTGAATGGTTTGCTGAAGGCCTACGCTGCAAAGCATAAACTGGGCTATGTAGATTATTTTTCTGCCATGGTAGATGACCAGAAGGGGTTGAAGGATGCCCTGACCTACGATGGGGTGCATCCCAACTTGGCAGGGTATAAAGTGATGGGACCATTGGTAGAAGCGGTGATCAGGAAAGTAGTTAAGTAAGCAGGGAAAGATGGAGGCGTTTCAATAATTAAGTATTTTGTAAAGATACTCCCTAACCAAAACCAACTGATATGTCTATTCCTTCAAAGCAATCCATGCGATTGATCCTGCTGGGCGTTTCCCTTTTTCTTATGGCCCTGCTGGTTGGATTGTTCATACCACTGCTGGCCAATCCAAGGATGGGCCTTTCCACGCACCTTGAAGGCATCATGAACGGATTGTTTTTAGGTTTTGTTGGCCTGGTATGGGATAAGGTCATATTGCCTGCCAAATGGTTGAACCTAAGCTTCGGGCTATTGGTCTATGGCGCCTTTGCCAATTTTATCGCTGTCCTGCTGGCGGCCTTAACCGGTGCAGGCAAGATGATGCCTATTGCCCTGGGTAAGGAGGGCGGCCAGGTTGAAGAGACAATTATTTCTTTTCTACTAATTTCCCTTTCACTGGCCATGATAGCTGCCCTCGGGCTGATACTGGCTGGACTATACCGTTTCTTCCGGCAATTGCCCGAAAAAGGCTGATCGGTTTTTTGGTCAACCCTATGCAACACTGGCGCCGGAAAAAAGGTCAAGCACAAAAATGACCTATGCGAAAGCTGACCTTAGCCCTGCTTTTGATCCTGGGCCTTGCTGCCTGTCGTCAGGAAAAGAATGAACCCTCCCTGATTGCTTCCCTACAGGGAACATGGGAGTTGAGGACTACTTCTGGCTTTCCCGGCAATATCAACTATCCACCGGGTAATGGGATTCTCCTGAAATTCCTTCCGGGCTCCATTGTTGAGTCCTGGGATGGTGGCAGGATGTTGTCGCGCAATACCTTTGCTCTCAAGCCTCGAAAGGATTGTATTGGGACCGATGTGAAAATGGCGGTCTTTAACGTGTTTACGGAAGGTAATTATAATTTCCTAAGTCTTAATGGTGACCAGCTCACCCTTTTTACGCCGAATTGTTTTGCTGATGGGGGAATGAGTGCTTATGAACGATTAAGGTAAATTATTCTCTGCCCATTTTGGTCATTATGGTATTTTAAAGTTCGATCGGCAAAAGCCATATTTTTTGCAACTGCCGATGTGGATGCCATAAAGTTGGTCTTCCCTGGGATAGTATATGGGATAGCAAAAGAGTGCAGGTTGCCCTGTTTAGATAAGCATCGACAGGGATTTGTTGCAGTTCGCAAGGCCTTTTTGACAGTTCATTGAATTTTCACGTAGCGGGCTGCAATTTTGAAATAGTTTGGGTCAGGTAAGAAAATGCCAGGAAACATGACAATAAACAGGTGGTTACAATTACAGATGGTTATTGACGTAGTGGCAATCATAGGATTTACTACATCCAAACAAAGGCAGCCTGAAGGGGTTTGGAGGATCGTGGAAGTACGAACCTTCAAAAAGGATGGTACTTCAACCGTTGTGATGCCCAAAGAAAGCCAGGTAATCTTTTCGAAAGGATATTATAGTCTTTGTTGGTCTACCCATGAAAGTGCTATTGCTGGTTGGCAACAACCCGATTCGGCAAGGCTTAACCGAATGGGGCAAATGCTGGTGAATGCAGGGGGCTATGAATTGAAAGGTGCCCGGCTGGTTACCAGGGCCGGATTTGCCCTGAATCCCATGTTTGTGAATGGTGTAGCGGAATTCATGCTGGATTATGTAGGCGATACCCTTGTGTTAAAGGGGACAAATGTTGTTTCGGCTTCCAATATCCAGCATCCCTTGTATGCGTCAGGCTCCTATGTGGTCAATAAGCTGGTCAGGATGAAATGAGGCATCCGGAAACCAGGCAAGCGGGAATAATAGGGATCTTTACTTCTATAATTTTATAACCATCAAATAGTCGTCCATTGGTTTTCTTTGAAACAGAAAGGTTGAGGCTGAGGCAGCTTGAATTGACAGATACAGCATTCATTGTACAGCTTCTGAATAGTCCGGGATGGTTGCAGTTCATCGGCGACCGGAATGTAAGAACAGAGGAAGAGGCTGAAGCGTATATCAAGAACGGCCCGATGAAGAGTTATGCTCAAAATAATTTTGGGCTCTCCCTGGTAGAACGCAAGGAGGATGATTCGCCTGTTGGGATGTGTGGTATCATCTGGCGGCAGGAGTTGGAGCATCCTGATATCGGGTTTGCCCTCTTGCCGGAATATTACGGTAATGGATATGCGTACGAGATCGCTGTCGCCACTAAGGACTATGCCCGGGGCAGCTTGGGCCTGTCAACCATTGCGGGGATTACCCTGGAAGCGAACACCCGGTCCATTCGACTGCTGGAAAAATTAGGGCTCAGCTTTCAAAAGAAGATCTGCCTGAATGGTTCTACAGAAGAATTATTGTTATACAGCAATTGACCTGACTTAAGGATAGCCGTGAAGGGGATCATGGGACGGCAGCTTCCAGAAATGTATAAGCATTTTCTTTAGGGAGGCCCGGGTATTCCGCTTTATAAAAAATCTTAATTTCCATCCTGCTTTCTTTTTCTCAACCAACAACCATGTTATTATGAAAAGATTTTCAGGATGGCTTTCGGCTTTCGTTCTTTCCCTTTCATTGAACCCGGCAGTTAATGCCCAGGATATTTTGGCAGTAAAACCGGCTGATCCCAAGATCGAAGGTCGTTGGGACATTACTGTGATAGAAGATGGAGTGGCTAAGCCCTCCTGGCTGGAAGTAACCCATTCCGGGCACAAGCGCCTCATTGGTCATTATGTTGGTACCAGTGGTAGTGCACGTCCCATTTCCCAGGTTTTCTTTTCTGAAAATAAACTCCGCTTTAGCCTTCCGCCGCAATGGGATCGTGAAGACAAGGACCTGGAGTTTGAAGCTACACTGGCGGATGGTAAATTGGCTGGCACTATGGTAGCTGCCAATGGTAAGACCTATCCATGGACTGCTGTAAAGGCGCCGGCCTTGAGGGCTACCGGTATGCCCGAGTGGGGAAAGCCTGTTAGGCTTTTTGATGGGAAAAGCCTGGAGGGCTGGGAAGCAATTGGTGCAGCCAACCAATGGGTGGCAGAGAATGGTGTGCTGAAGAGTCCCAGGTCGGGTGCCAACCTTGTTTCCAAACAACAATACAAGGACTTCAAACTGCATATTGAATTCCGTTGTCCCAAAGGCAGCAACAGTGGTATTTACCTGCGGGGAAGGTATGAAGTGCAGATCGAGGACAGCTATGGCAAGGAGCCTGGTAAGGACTTGCTGGGTGCAGTGTACGGATTTATTTCACCCATTGAAATGGCGGCTAAACCGGCAGGGGAGTGGCAGACCTATGATATCACCCTGGTGGGCAGGATGATCGAAGTTGTGCTGAATGGCAGGAAGGTGGTTCATTTCCAGGAAATACCCGGTATCACAGGTGGTGCATTGGATAGCAGGGAAGGCGATGCCGGCCCGATCATGTTCCAGGGGGACCATGGTCCAATCGAGTTCAGGAATATCACCATTACCCCGGCTAAATAGGAAATTAAACGTATTAAGAATTAATGCCATCGGTTTGGGCCGGTGGCATTTTTGTTGAAGTAAAGCCTGTATAAAGGTTCTACCCTTTATGGATATCTGTCAGTACGATCCATGTTTTTTGTGATCTTTGCGGCCTAAATTTTCATCATGAGGATAGCGATCAATGGCATGGGAAGGATCGGCAGGCTGCTATTCAGGAGGCTCCTGCACAAGGAAAATATTGAATTGGTAGCGGTGAATGATATCATGCCAGTAGATAACCTGGTGTACCTGTTGAAATATGATTCCCTTTTCGGGCCTTTGCAGGAACCCATTGTACTGGAGGGGGACAAGATCCTTGCCGGCAGGCATAAGGTGAAATGTTTCCAGGAATCCAGCCCTGCCAGTATCAACTGGAGAGAACTGGAGGTGGACATCGTTCTGGAATGTTCAGGCCGCTTTGGTAGCCTGGAAGGTGCTACCGGTCATTTGAGGTCGGGCGCCAGGAAGGTCCTGCTCAGCACGACCGGTTCTCCCGAGATCCCCTTATTGATCTATGGCTTCAACCAGCACCAGCTAACCCCGGATATCGATATCGTATCACCCGGCGGTTGCATGACCAACTGCACCACGCACATGCTTTACCTTCTCCAGTCCATTGGTATTGAATCCGCACATTTCAATATCCTCCATTCCTATACCTCGCGGCAGGAGTTGGTGGATACTGCCCATAAGCAGTTCCGCAGGGGCAGGGCCGCTGCAGAATCTATCATACCCGTGGAGATCGACCTGGTACAATCCCTTGAAAGGTTGTTTCCACTAAAAGACAAGCTGGCCGCTGTATCCATCAGGGTGCCTGTTACCAATGGCGCGCTGGTAGATGCAACTGTTCAGCTGGCACAGGAAGTAAGTGTGGAGCAGATCAATAATTTATTCAGGACATCGGCGAATAATGGCTACAAGGGTATTATGGACTATACAGAAGACCCATTGGTGTCGGCTGATATCAAGGGCAATACCCACTCGCTGATCATTGATGGCAGCCTGACATCAGTGGTAGGCCGGCAGGTGAAGGTGATCGCCTGGTTTGATAACGAGTATGGATATACGAGCAGGATGCTGGATTGGATG is drawn from Flavihumibacter rivuli and contains these coding sequences:
- a CDS encoding LytR/AlgR family response regulator transcription factor, whose product is MKVLIVEDELLAVNRLIRLLLEIDPSITIMDTIHTVREAGKFLQQDSGVDLVFMDIELEDGHSLQLFQRMVIPVPVIFVTAYQEYAVKAFKANGIDYLLKPLEKNALEDALDKYNRLQSPGVLNGAVRSLIEQVKVNHAAIKQRFLAKRGTRLISVPVNTIAFFYVKDRNQFIKTTNNEDILIDLWLDDIEPQLDERFFFRVNRQFIICYNHIDTVHLWYNGKLKVKMKPESHEHIIVSRLRSVDFKIWLGQ
- a CDS encoding sensor histidine kinase — its product is MVFREHQANHFRSGQWLPELKVKLHFLQKIIFPGFKIGEGIAYLMFSFSWPFILGVLYFFGGVFDGDEYLSLPNFIGIQFSVGLIKSVIIVFFWWLYFVRLRSSPLSVKIVLHLFTAPLYAILVLGVVVMIKHWVTGDHYGIPERLLDFYFILVGYFAHFAVFHAYNFWLHTVRQHKREQELRELAYQSEITALKAQMEPHFLFNTLNSISASVPPSLERTRVLVAQLADTFRYALKVSERQTVSLAEELDFIKTWLSLEQQRFAERLSVEYELDPKVLAVEVPPMILQPLVENAIKHGIAPLIQGGSIRISCLANGEFVHISVKDTGKGFNGHREAAIAKGIGIRNTERRLHRLYNEPLAIAFSENGFEVSFNLPITQ
- a CDS encoding LytR/AlgR family response regulator transcription factor, yielding MQRVIIIDDERDARLMIRQYLEAHPEFEILEECENGAEAIEKVNRLEPDVIFLDIQMPVFSGFQVIQQLIHVPQIIFTTAYDQYAIKAFDTNAVDYLLKPYTRERFDNAVSRLKVRNAARFEAALSAADAVLQEKDQQVGNTILIESGSKLVSLQLRDVIFMEAEKDYTRLHTAGKSYLSNYRISQLEERLPRDQFIRVHRSYIINISHIKEVHRDANSAQLITSNGQVLNISRTYMPQLKKLMF
- a CDS encoding GDSL-type esterase/lipase family protein, with protein sequence MSATAVAQQPTVIDLYPGKAPGSESWDWKEKDTVLGGIKSVINVVKPTLTVYPSTGSIPTGTSVIIAPGGGFHFLSIYNEGEAIARKLNQLGITAFVLKYRTVHTEHPIEDGMKAQVEGRYNEVTTPILKLAMQDAQTAISMVRKEAAKWNISPSRIGLMGFSAGGTVAISTAYQATGDAQPDFIVPVYAADFNIMVGSVPGKRMPAYFAVAADDPLKLAPGNILEYHKWRSGGQAAELHVYQNGGHAFSMGQSGASSDQWFNGLESWLGSNGWLWPEKPTGWMANTNYADHLNSLARQRVEVANDWPNLKRFQNDNACLAKMANNGKRVVFMGNSITEGWQQFDSSFWEPSKGYINRGISGQTTPQMLLRFRQDVIDLKPAAVVILAGINDIAGNTGPATIESIFGNIRSMAELARASGIRVIICSVVPANRFPWRPGVQPADKVIELNGLLKAYAAKHKLGYVDYFSAMVDDQKGLKDALTYDGVHPNLAGYKVMGPLVEAVIRKVVK
- a CDS encoding GNAT family N-acetyltransferase produces the protein MVFFETERLRLRQLELTDTAFIVQLLNSPGWLQFIGDRNVRTEEEAEAYIKNGPMKSYAQNNFGLSLVERKEDDSPVGMCGIIWRQELEHPDIGFALLPEYYGNGYAYEIAVATKDYARGSLGLSTIAGITLEANTRSIRLLEKLGLSFQKKICLNGSTEELLLYSN
- a CDS encoding 3-keto-disaccharide hydrolase gives rise to the protein MKRFSGWLSAFVLSLSLNPAVNAQDILAVKPADPKIEGRWDITVIEDGVAKPSWLEVTHSGHKRLIGHYVGTSGSARPISQVFFSENKLRFSLPPQWDREDKDLEFEATLADGKLAGTMVAANGKTYPWTAVKAPALRATGMPEWGKPVRLFDGKSLEGWEAIGAANQWVAENGVLKSPRSGANLVSKQQYKDFKLHIEFRCPKGSNSGIYLRGRYEVQIEDSYGKEPGKDLLGAVYGFISPIEMAAKPAGEWQTYDITLVGRMIEVVLNGRKVVHFQEIPGITGGALDSREGDAGPIMFQGDHGPIEFRNITITPAK
- a CDS encoding type I glyceraldehyde-3-phosphate dehydrogenase — encoded protein: MRIAINGMGRIGRLLFRRLLHKENIELVAVNDIMPVDNLVYLLKYDSLFGPLQEPIVLEGDKILAGRHKVKCFQESSPASINWRELEVDIVLECSGRFGSLEGATGHLRSGARKVLLSTTGSPEIPLLIYGFNQHQLTPDIDIVSPGGCMTNCTTHMLYLLQSIGIESAHFNILHSYTSRQELVDTAHKQFRRGRAAAESIIPVEIDLVQSLERLFPLKDKLAAVSIRVPVTNGALVDATVQLAQEVSVEQINNLFRTSANNGYKGIMDYTEDPLVSADIKGNTHSLIIDGSLTSVVGRQVKVIAWFDNEYGYTSRMLDWMEYWRGM